A window of Oryza glaberrima chromosome 2, OglaRS2, whole genome shotgun sequence genomic DNA:
attagtttttttattagtctatgtttaatactctaaattagcgtccaaacatccgatgtgacatgggctacaaagttttagccccatctaaacacccccttaggaccctttctctttcttcctcaccCAACAATCACAAGCACTGATGTTTGCATTACGTCATACCATCCACTACTTTTCAAACACACAAATTAATATGTGTCGATTCGTTTTTCTCCCCTTTTCTCTTCTGATACGAAGATGTGCGTGCAAATTCAGATATTCTCTCCttgcttctgaattctgataatATTTTGTGCTATTTTGTCTCAAATTGCAGAGTCACGGACCAAAGACTGAAGATGATAGCCTGCAAGTGCCACTCCTCAAGGATAAGAAACGCAGCGGCAGCAAGGCACCTGCAATAGTTCTAGGTAAGCATTGGCGCATAGTAAAATCTCGTTTATTTGCAGCAGCTGCAATGCAATATGCATGGAACAATGTGTGAGTTTGAGCTAGTGCTCACTGGATCGAGGCCGGTGCAAATGGTGCAGGGTTCGAATGCCTGGAGAGCACGGCGTTCAATGGCATCTCGACGAACCTGGTGGTGTACCTGGAGACCGTCCTCCATGGCAGCAACCTGGCCAGCGCGTCCAACGTCACGACGTGGTACGGCACGAGTTACCTCACCCCGATCTtcggcgccatcgtcgccgaCACGTTCCTCGGCAACTACAACACCATCCTCATCTCCCTCGCCGTCTACCTCCTCGGGATGATGCTGGTCACGTTCTCGGCGTTCCtgccggccacggcggcgctgTGCGCGGCGGGCGCGACGTGCGGcaccggcgcggccgcggcgcagaCCGTCGCGTTCGTCGGGCTGTACCTCGTGGCGGTCGGGAGCGGCGGGGTGCGGTCGTCGCTGCTGCCGTTCGGCGCCGAGCAGTGCGACGACGACAGCGCGGCGGATAGGGAGCGCAAGGCGGCCTTCTTCAGCTGGTTCTACCTCTGCGTCGACTTCGGCCTGATCGTCTCCGGCGTGCTCCTCGTCTGGATCCAGCAGAACGTCAGCTGGGGCCTCGGCTTCGGCATCGCCACCGCGTGCATCGCGGTCGCGTTCGCCGCGTTCGTGCTCGCCACGCCCATGTACAAGCGCCGGTTGCCGACGGGCACGCCGCTCAAGAGCCTCGcccaggtcgtcgtcgccgccttcagGAAGGTCGGCATGAAGctccccgccgacgccgagctccTGTACGAGGTCAGCGACAAGGTCGACTCCCAGCCCAAGATCGCGCACACCAGCGAGTTCACGTTTCTTGACAAAGCGGCCGTCGTCTCGGAGTCGGACCTGGAGgagaggccggaggcggcgagctcgtGGAAGCTCTGCACCGTGACGCAGGTGGAGGAGCTCAA
This region includes:
- the LOC127761728 gene encoding protein NRT1/ PTR FAMILY 8.3-like translates to MDAGDAMESGQRAALLPESHGPKTEDDSLQVPLLKDKKRSGSKAPAIVLGFECLESTAFNGISTNLVVYLETVLHGSNLASASNVTTWYGTSYLTPIFGAIVADTFLGNYNTILISLAVYLLGMMLVTFSAFLPATAALCAAGATCGTGAAAAQTVAFVGLYLVAVGSGGVRSSLLPFGAEQCDDDSAADRERKAAFFSWFYLCVDFGLIVSGVLLVWIQQNVSWGLGFGIATACIAVAFAAFVLATPMYKRRLPTGTPLKSLAQVVVAAFRKVGMKLPADAELLYEVSDKVDSQPKIAHTSEFTFLDKAAVVSESDLEERPEAASSWKLCTVTQVEELKILLRLLPIWATSIIVSAAYSQMSTTFIQQGSAMDMHIFSVPVPAASLSSFQVLCVLTWVILYSKVIVPALRGFSSSGAAGEPSQLQRMGAGRLLMALAMAVAALVETKRLNAAASGEAINIAWQMPQYFFLAGAEVFCYIAQLEFFFGEAPDTMKSTCTSLALLTIALGSYLSSLIYAVVEAFTATAGGHGWISDDLNQGHLDYFFWMLAAMCTLNFVVYSGFAKNYKLKTVLS